A window of Argopecten irradians isolate NY chromosome 1, Ai_NY, whole genome shotgun sequence contains these coding sequences:
- the LOC138314615 gene encoding protein-S-isoprenylcysteine O-methyltransferase-like: MAAIRKGRVSLQTFCLAACVSLLPCIGVFGRSFQNIWDDFWIVLLLAYIACYNGVLFVIYNVQRNEKDIYKVAVRAALLGTVFGLGLLISWSGTTWTYFGWYIIALSFFHFSEYYTTAVTNPRSLTLDSFLLDHSREYKLAAMASWLEFSIEWYIAPGLKQFHMISFVGLLIVVLGEIIRKASMFTAKTNFNHYVQYIKQDGHTLVTSGIYSYCRHPSYVGWFYWSIGTQLILFNPVCLIGYTIVSWKFFKERIYEEEIYLLNFFGEHYLDYQKRVGTGLPFISGYRGEM; encoded by the exons ATGGCGGCGATTAGAAAAGGCAGAGTGAGTCTCCAGACTTTTTGTTTGGCTGCGTGTGTTTCCCTGCTGCCATGTATCGGTGTTTTTGGCAGAAGCTTCCAGAATATATGGGACGACTTTTGGATCGTATTACTCCTGGCTTACATCGCCTGTTACAATGGAGTCCTGTTTGTCATATACAATGTCCAGAGGAATGAGAAAGACATTTACAAG gTGGCAGTACGAGCAGCATTATTGGGAACAGTATTTGGACTTGGATTACTTATAAGTTGGTCTGGAACAACATGGACCTATTTTGGCTGGTACATAATTGCACTGAGCTTTTTCCATTTTTCGGAATATTACACTACAGCTGTAACCAATCCACGATCACTGACTTTAGATTCATTCCTACTTGATCACAGTCGAGAATATAAACTGGCTGCTATGGCGAGCTGGTTAGAGTTTAGTATTGAATGGTACATAGCACCAG GTCTGAAGCAGTTCCATATGATCAGTTTTGTGGGCTTGCTGATAGTGgtactaggggagataattcgtAAGGCCAGTATGTTTACAGCCAAGACAAACTTTAACCATTACGTCCAGTACATCAAACAAGATGGCCACACGTTAGTTACATCTGGCATCTACTCTTATTGTCGTCATCCATCCTACGTAGGCTGGTTCTATTGGAGCATCGGCACACAG CTGATCCTATTCAATCCAGTCTGTCTGATAGGATATACTATTGTGTCATGGAAATTCTTTAAGGAAAGGATTTACGAAGAAGAAATTTATTTGCTCAACTTTTTTGGAGAACATTATTTGGACTACCAGAAGAGAGTTGGCACTGGCTTGCCGTTTATTTCCGGGTACCGAGGAGAAATGTAG